The window AGCGCGATCTCCGCCGTCATGCCGCCGGAGCGGGAGCACACGCCGATCGAGCCCGGAGCGAAGATCTCGTCCGGCTTCATGCCGCCCACGCCGCCTACTTTTGTCCTGCCCGGCGAGATCATCCCGTTCGTGTTGCAGCCGACGACGCGCGCGCCCGCCTCGCGGGCGGCCGCGAAGACGTACAGCGCGTCGTGCACGGGGACGTACTCGGCCGTGATGACCAACAGCTTCACGCCTGCCACGATCGCTTCCATGGCGGCCGCTTTCACGAACGCGGGCGGCACGTAAATGACCGACAGGTCTGCCGCGTGCGCCGACAGTGCGTCCATCACAGAGCCGTAGACCGGGACGCCGTGCACCGCCTCGCCCGCCTTGCCAGGCGTCACACCGGCCACGATGCGCGCGCCGTACCCAAGCGACCATTGCGTGTCAAAGCGCGCCTGGCCGCCGGTGATACCCTGCACCAGGATACGGGTCGACGAATCGATCAGGATGCTCACAGGGCCGATCCAGGCTCGCCGCCGTGCGCCAGGCGGACGACGAGCGCCACCGCTTCCTTCAGGCTCGTTCCTCTCGGAACGTAGTGGACGTTCGGTCTGCCGGCGACCATCGCCCGCGACAGT is drawn from Betaproteobacteria bacterium and contains these coding sequences:
- a CDS encoding succinate--CoA ligase subunit alpha, whose product is MSILIDSSTRILVQGITGGQARFDTQWSLGYGARIVAGVTPGKAGEAVHGVPVYGSVMDALSAHAADLSVIYVPPAFVKAAAMEAIVAGVKLLVITAEYVPVHDALYVFAAAREAGARVVGCNTNGMISPGRTKVGGVGGMKPDEIFAPGSIGVCSRSGGMTAEIALTLKAAGLGISTSIGMGGDAITGTTMAEFVELFERDPDTLGMVIFGEPGTANEAEVAALIRTGRVAKPVVALLAGAFQERYPRGQSFGHAAAMIASAQDTVTAKKLELAEAGASVAASLDEVPALLRARPARP